Proteins from a genomic interval of Gemmatimonadales bacterium:
- a CDS encoding helicase-related protein, which produces METRRNHQLPPDLEAYLRAPHPNGRVIVIAPTRAACETIELALGLHLDTLLEREHGDELRAWAAAGKPFGIVAGTGVGKTLGIRPIAEAILREPLKVGVVNREREATPDTPGWNVVIVTTGIARRWFEDGLITGRDTLVVDEIHQTSAELELCLALGKRAGCRFIWLSATVDPAFYAHYLDSAEVLVTEAFDPARKARVKVLPQKPGEFLDERFIRHVMKERRGVAVFVPTRAEVEQLAESLGEQWRRLTTAFYHGGEPIRVIRPFLEGEVEHPWLLAMTAAGQSALNLRGLDTVVIYDARYGNVVDRGRNVLHRMYLGANEILQMAGRVHGRVSGGEVFILSDRPLVFEELRPGPPEFQLAGDAERVAITCAALGVDARDLDLPVPLDRIAYRRAVETLTRRGLVEQGRLTAYGRAVEAQPVERPWGELLVHADAELVPVVAVCSSIDSLHRMTREERDLHGVVVNGSDHLTAYNLYAEAVEEHGYLGEVYGLPRHLFDEGLEEWAERRGVLVKAVEDAALGTASVYRSLELPLPARLPRASREVRRRWGDLIARIMPFDLVIDEQTADGQPARVSKTSVAGSWGAVAGSLRYFADRFGVPRAAIEGTTLPYDLVREHATWGAPAVEVTASRRQPGLLVRRARHYFGFDLETEAEPIDGEIPEALREAARDALTDALIAGDTIHPDQGRLRRALAELDDLWRRSGGTIRTARADYVRGLLRRQLHGIISWDSFLRTRLALDPAALVDAALRTRLAELPASVRLKGDAVPLEYDIESGEPVVRVRLREGQARRLEPRDLPALDRPIHFEVVRGRHPPLRANTLAALKEELRRLPKRELRERRQERYGARRPRGRARD; this is translated from the coding sequence ATGGAGACGCGGCGCAATCACCAGCTTCCGCCCGACCTCGAGGCGTATCTCCGGGCGCCTCACCCGAACGGTCGCGTCATCGTGATTGCCCCGACGCGCGCCGCCTGCGAGACGATCGAGCTGGCACTCGGCCTTCATCTCGATACCCTGCTCGAACGCGAGCACGGCGACGAGCTGCGCGCGTGGGCCGCTGCGGGCAAGCCGTTCGGCATCGTCGCTGGCACCGGCGTCGGCAAGACGCTCGGCATCCGTCCGATCGCCGAGGCGATTCTGCGCGAGCCGCTCAAGGTGGGTGTGGTGAACCGCGAGCGCGAGGCCACACCCGACACGCCCGGCTGGAACGTGGTGATCGTCACCACGGGCATCGCGCGGCGCTGGTTCGAAGACGGCCTCATCACCGGGCGCGATACGCTCGTGGTGGACGAAATCCATCAGACTTCCGCCGAGCTCGAGCTCTGCCTGGCGCTCGGCAAGCGCGCGGGCTGCCGGTTCATCTGGCTCAGCGCGACGGTGGACCCCGCCTTCTACGCGCATTATCTCGACAGCGCGGAGGTGCTGGTCACCGAGGCCTTCGATCCGGCGCGCAAGGCGCGCGTGAAGGTGCTGCCGCAGAAGCCTGGGGAATTTCTCGACGAGCGCTTCATCCGCCACGTGATGAAGGAGCGCCGCGGCGTCGCCGTGTTCGTGCCGACGCGCGCCGAGGTGGAGCAACTCGCCGAGTCGCTCGGGGAGCAGTGGCGCCGGCTCACGACCGCGTTCTATCACGGCGGCGAGCCGATTCGCGTGATCCGCCCCTTTCTCGAGGGCGAGGTCGAGCATCCTTGGCTGCTCGCAATGACCGCCGCGGGCCAGTCGGCGCTCAACCTGCGCGGGCTCGACACCGTGGTGATCTACGACGCGCGCTACGGTAACGTGGTGGACCGCGGCCGCAACGTGCTGCACCGGATGTATCTCGGCGCCAATGAAATCCTGCAGATGGCCGGGCGGGTGCACGGGCGCGTTTCCGGCGGCGAAGTGTTTATCCTCAGCGACCGGCCACTCGTCTTCGAGGAGCTGCGCCCCGGCCCGCCCGAGTTCCAGCTCGCCGGCGATGCCGAGCGTGTCGCCATCACCTGCGCCGCTCTCGGCGTCGACGCGCGCGATCTGGATCTTCCGGTGCCACTCGACCGCATCGCCTACCGGCGCGCCGTCGAAACCCTCACCCGGCGCGGCCTGGTGGAGCAAGGCAGGCTCACCGCATACGGTCGCGCCGTCGAGGCGCAGCCGGTGGAGCGCCCGTGGGGCGAGTTGCTGGTGCACGCCGACGCCGAGCTGGTGCCAGTGGTCGCCGTCTGTTCCAGCATCGACTCGCTCCACCGCATGACCCGCGAGGAGCGCGACCTGCACGGCGTCGTGGTGAACGGCAGCGACCATCTCACCGCCTACAATCTCTACGCCGAGGCGGTGGAGGAGCACGGCTACCTGGGCGAAGTGTACGGCCTGCCGCGTCATCTCTTCGACGAGGGACTCGAGGAATGGGCCGAGCGCCGCGGCGTGCTGGTCAAGGCTGTGGAGGACGCGGCCCTCGGCACGGCGTCGGTCTATCGCTCGCTCGAGTTGCCGCTGCCGGCCCGGCTGCCGCGCGCCTCCCGCGAGGTGCGGCGCCGCTGGGGTGATCTGATCGCCCGCATCATGCCGTTCGATCTCGTGATCGACGAGCAGACCGCGGACGGGCAGCCCGCCCGGGTATCGAAGACGTCGGTGGCGGGAAGCTGGGGCGCGGTGGCGGGCTCCCTTCGCTACTTCGCCGACCGCTTCGGCGTGCCGCGTGCCGCGATCGAGGGCACGACGCTGCCGTACGATCTCGTCCGCGAGCACGCTACGTGGGGAGCACCGGCCGTGGAGGTTACCGCATCCCGGCGGCAGCCGGGGCTCCTCGTACGCCGGGCGCGGCACTACTTCGGGTTCGACCTGGAGACCGAAGCGGAGCCGATCGACGGCGAGATTCCCGAGGCCCTCCGCGAGGCGGCGCGGGATGCACTCACCGATGCCCTCATCGCGGGTGACACGATCCACCCCGATCAGGGTCGCCTCCGGCGCGCGCTGGCCGAGCTGGACGACCTCTGGCGCCGCTCGGGCGGGACGATCCGGACGGCGCGCGCCGATTACGTGCGCGGCCTCCTGCGGCGCCAGCTCCACGGCATCATCAGTTGGGATTCGTTTCTCCGCACGCGGCTCGCGCTCGACCCGGCGGCGCTGGTGGACGCCGCGCTCCGCACCCGGCTGGCCGAGCTGCCGGCGAGTGTGCGGCTCAAGGGCGACGCCGTCCCGCTCGAGTACGATATCGAGAGCGGCGAGCCGGTCGTTCGGGTCCGGCTGCGCGAGGGCCAGGCGCGGCGGCTCGAGCCCCGCGACCTCCCCGCGCTCGACCGGCCCATCCACTTCGAGGTAGTGCGCGGGCGGCATCCGCCGCTTCGCGCGAACACGCTCGCCGCGCTCAAGGAGGAGTTGCGGCGCCTGCCCAAGCGCGAGCTGCGCGAGCGGAGGCAGGAGCGCTATGGAGCGCGCCGCCCGCGCGGCCGCGCGCGCGACTAG
- a CDS encoding DMT family transporter — MVHLALVVVQLLFASLAIAGRYVLRELPPGALVLFRVAGAATVLTLVNGLRGGPWVRDRRDLRRLVVLGLLGIAANQTLFLFGLRHTTAINATILVSSTPVFTVLGSVLLGREPPSALKLAGIALAAAGTVYLIGPERISLAPSEALGNLLIVLAMMCYSAYFIFAKDVVSRYDSLTMSAYVMVGGLAGVLPVGLMGLSALHPASVHPATWAWAAYIVAFPTIVTYLLNIWALGRASSNVVAVYIYLQPIFAAAIAPLVLTGESLTARAVGAGLAIFAGLALVLWAESRQRREVAIEPVGE, encoded by the coding sequence CTGGTCCACCTCGCACTTGTCGTCGTCCAGCTCCTGTTCGCGAGCCTCGCGATCGCGGGGCGGTACGTGCTGCGCGAGCTGCCGCCCGGCGCGCTCGTGCTCTTCCGGGTGGCCGGCGCCGCGACGGTGTTGACGCTCGTGAACGGGCTGCGCGGCGGCCCCTGGGTGCGTGACCGGCGCGACCTTCGCCGCCTCGTCGTGCTGGGCCTGCTCGGCATCGCGGCAAACCAGACACTCTTCCTCTTCGGCCTCCGCCACACCACGGCCATCAACGCGACCATCCTGGTCAGCTCGACGCCGGTGTTCACCGTGCTCGGCTCGGTGCTCCTCGGGCGCGAGCCCCCGTCGGCGCTCAAGCTTGCGGGGATCGCCCTCGCGGCGGCGGGCACGGTGTATCTGATCGGGCCGGAGCGAATCTCGCTCGCGCCGAGTGAGGCGCTGGGCAATCTGCTCATCGTGCTCGCGATGATGTGTTACTCGGCGTATTTCATCTTCGCGAAAGACGTGGTGAGCCGCTACGACTCGCTCACGATGAGCGCGTACGTGATGGTGGGCGGTCTGGCGGGCGTGTTGCCGGTGGGCCTGATGGGGCTCAGCGCGCTGCATCCTGCGTCGGTGCATCCGGCGACCTGGGCGTGGGCCGCGTACATCGTCGCGTTCCCGACGATCGTGACCTATCTCCTCAACATCTGGGCGCTCGGGCGGGCCTCGTCGAACGTGGTGGCGGTCTACATTTACCTGCAGCCCATCTTCGCCGCGGCGATCGCGCCCCTCGTACTCACGGGCGAGAGCCTGACGGCGCGAGCGGTGGGTGCCGGCCTCGCGATCTTTGCCGGGCTCGCGCTCGTGCTCTGGGCGGAAAGCCGCCAGCGGCGCGAGGTGGCGATAGAGCCGGTGGGAGAGTGA
- a CDS encoding methyl-accepting chemotaxis protein: MPLGLAIAVASLAVLFGGLALTAGRVRSGPEGHTLLWLALEGAFCWGVGVVAFRQAPRSPASLPFLVQLAGWTTYFALVSLLPRTGLPSAGLFVAYGVGSWMHAPSLVHFALALGWPHRERRWRGPVAGWYLLHGVLFLVALGAVLGGGAEVFEVVDGVARGQGLNLAAFLVSVGVLVWARRKLPMAAGRRQSVDIAVAAIVLGMGPAWLESYVPALRHSLSPGFPVAMALPALLALGFGVALLRNRIFHDRRLEAVSRELQIRVLLARDLATASADLLKHLCVTFDVHGAMLRVASTAPGGNGGSEPRLLASAGEPGGDWAAAPLADDVRFDAAASGLTFPLADEHGLVGELRLAGRLAGGFGARELSSVRRLAGPLAAVLRAKLADRELRATASELAQLASSFAAAGAQLESTAQVSNAGALDTAGGARQQVSDLAEVRGAALDTAAVAAEVRAEAGRSQEVGQAVADHGEALVRSSEELAREVERAMQALGVVRGEVDALVARGDQIEQISSAISGLAFQTNLLALNAAIEAARAGAEGQGFAVLAEEVRKLAEDSGTSARDIGRLVAGIREEIERAVVALARVLDDMEAAATRGRAGRTLFATAHQRLETLGEAATALKERADVLQSATATIEAAVHRSTEVAHGQLTRAEDAAAAVQQQMATATELRRNADRLVAVGRQLEHLL, encoded by the coding sequence GTGCCCCTGGGTCTCGCCATTGCCGTGGCGAGCCTCGCGGTGTTGTTCGGCGGCCTTGCGCTCACCGCCGGCCGCGTGCGCTCCGGACCGGAGGGGCACACGCTCCTCTGGCTCGCGCTCGAGGGGGCGTTCTGCTGGGGCGTCGGTGTGGTCGCGTTCCGGCAGGCGCCGCGCTCCCCGGCGAGCCTGCCGTTCCTCGTGCAGCTCGCCGGCTGGACCACCTACTTCGCGCTCGTCTCGCTGCTGCCGCGTACGGGCCTCCCATCGGCGGGGCTCTTCGTGGCGTATGGCGTGGGCTCCTGGATGCACGCGCCAAGCCTCGTGCACTTCGCCCTCGCGCTCGGCTGGCCGCACCGCGAGCGGCGCTGGCGTGGGCCCGTGGCGGGCTGGTACCTGCTCCACGGCGTGCTCTTTCTGGTCGCGCTGGGAGCAGTGCTGGGCGGCGGCGCGGAAGTCTTCGAGGTCGTGGACGGCGTCGCGCGGGGGCAGGGGCTCAACCTCGCCGCGTTTCTCGTGAGCGTCGGCGTGCTCGTGTGGGCGCGGCGGAAGCTTCCCATGGCCGCAGGCCGACGGCAGAGCGTCGATATCGCTGTGGCCGCGATCGTCCTCGGCATGGGCCCAGCCTGGCTGGAATCGTACGTGCCCGCGCTGCGGCATTCGCTGAGCCCGGGCTTCCCCGTCGCCATGGCGCTCCCCGCGCTCCTGGCGCTCGGCTTCGGCGTGGCCCTTCTCCGCAACCGGATCTTCCACGACCGGCGGCTCGAAGCGGTGTCGCGCGAGCTCCAGATTCGCGTGTTGCTCGCGCGCGACCTCGCCACGGCCTCGGCCGATCTGCTCAAGCACCTCTGCGTCACGTTCGACGTGCACGGCGCGATGCTTCGCGTCGCCTCCACCGCCCCGGGAGGAAACGGCGGCAGCGAACCGCGTCTCCTCGCGTCCGCAGGTGAGCCGGGCGGCGACTGGGCCGCCGCGCCGCTCGCGGACGACGTCCGCTTCGACGCCGCGGCATCCGGGCTCACGTTTCCGCTCGCGGACGAGCACGGGCTCGTGGGAGAACTGCGCCTTGCCGGCCGGCTCGCCGGCGGGTTCGGCGCGCGAGAGCTGAGCTCGGTCCGCCGGCTCGCCGGCCCGCTTGCGGCGGTGCTCCGCGCCAAGCTCGCCGATCGCGAGCTCCGCGCGACAGCATCCGAGCTCGCCCAGCTCGCGAGCTCGTTCGCCGCGGCGGGCGCGCAGCTCGAGAGCACGGCACAGGTCTCGAATGCCGGCGCGCTTGACACGGCCGGTGGGGCACGGCAGCAGGTGAGCGACCTGGCCGAAGTGCGCGGTGCCGCGCTCGACACGGCGGCGGTGGCCGCAGAGGTGCGCGCGGAAGCCGGCCGCAGCCAGGAGGTGGGACAGGCCGTGGCCGATCACGGCGAGGCGCTCGTGCGGAGCTCCGAGGAGTTGGCGCGTGAGGTCGAGCGCGCGATGCAGGCGCTCGGCGTGGTGCGGGGCGAAGTCGACGCGCTGGTGGCCCGCGGCGATCAGATCGAACAGATCAGCAGCGCCATCAGCGGGCTCGCGTTTCAGACCAACCTGCTCGCGCTCAACGCGGCCATCGAGGCCGCCCGCGCCGGCGCCGAGGGTCAGGGGTTTGCCGTGCTGGCCGAGGAGGTGCGCAAGCTGGCGGAGGACAGCGGAACGTCCGCGCGCGACATCGGGCGGCTCGTCGCCGGCATCCGGGAGGAGATCGAGCGCGCGGTCGTGGCGCTCGCCCGCGTGCTCGACGACATGGAAGCGGCGGCAACACGCGGGCGCGCCGGGCGCACGCTGTTCGCGACGGCGCACCAGCGACTCGAGACGCTCGGCGAGGCCGCCACGGCGCTCAAGGAGCGAGCTGATGTCCTGCAGTCGGCGACCGCGACGATCGAGGCCGCGGTGCATCGGAGCACCGAGGTGGCCCACGGGCAGCTCACGCGCGCGGAGGACGCCGCGGCCGCCGTCCAGCAGCAGATGGCGACGGCGACGGAGCTCCGGCGCAATGCCGACCGGCTGGTCGCCGTCGGGCGACAGCTCGAGCATCTGCTGTAA
- a CDS encoding helix-turn-helix domain-containing protein has protein sequence MEATSFDRLPSVFSPLAKSVLDGFSEGVVVFDRDGRVLYLNQPARDALASVDVSETASDLQVRLAALGGRLRPLRIGALELGEAMFVPGIEGPTTLAEREKQAIVKTLDAHGWKLAETARHLGISRTTLWRRLKAYGLHRDGRSKWSQPS, from the coding sequence ATGGAAGCGACCTCATTCGACCGGCTCCCCTCGGTCTTTTCGCCGCTCGCCAAGTCGGTGCTCGATGGGTTCAGCGAGGGCGTCGTCGTGTTCGACCGCGACGGCCGTGTGCTATACCTGAATCAGCCGGCCCGGGACGCGCTCGCGAGCGTTGACGTGAGCGAAACGGCGAGCGACCTGCAGGTCCGCCTGGCGGCGCTTGGCGGCCGACTCCGACCGCTTCGGATCGGTGCCCTCGAGCTGGGCGAGGCGATGTTCGTTCCGGGCATCGAAGGGCCGACTACGTTGGCCGAACGCGAGAAGCAGGCTATCGTCAAGACGCTGGACGCGCATGGGTGGAAGCTGGCCGAGACGGCGCGACACCTCGGTATCAGCCGCACCACGCTGTGGCGCCGCCTCAAGGCGTATGGACTGCACCGCGACGGCCGGAGCAAATGGTCGCAACCTTCGTAG
- a CDS encoding 4-hydroxy-3-methylbut-2-enyl diphosphate reductase, which yields MESTYFRKGFGLKDAIQGRLASDYHSGVVDLLRASDYRLAVGPLTFRLAREFGFCYGVDRAVDYAYESRAKFPDRRLYLVGEIIHNPHVNEKLRQMGIRVLRHGADAAFDFAELTPADVVILPAFGVTIGDFERLRAVGCVMVDTTCGSVLNVWKRVESYARDGFTAIIHGKYYHEETKATASQVTKYPGGRHLVVLNMAEARTVCDFIEGRGEAAALAERFGGRASPGFDFDRDLVKVGLANQTTMLSGESLAIADEFRQSMIRRYGDSALPQHFRTFDTICSATQERQDAIHQLVEEPLDVMVIVGGYNSSNTCHLAALVHSKGIRTYHIEDADGIDAASRSIRHQPVGSKQERVDRDWLGGAAVVGVSAGASTPNNKVGETLARIAETAGAGERLREVIAAAGAQ from the coding sequence ATGGAATCCACCTACTTCCGCAAGGGCTTCGGGCTCAAGGACGCGATCCAGGGACGGCTCGCAAGCGACTACCACAGCGGCGTCGTCGACCTGCTGCGCGCGAGCGACTACCGGCTCGCCGTCGGGCCGCTCACCTTCCGCCTCGCCCGCGAGTTCGGGTTCTGCTACGGCGTGGACCGGGCGGTGGACTACGCCTACGAGTCGCGCGCCAAGTTTCCCGACCGCCGGCTCTACCTCGTGGGTGAGATCATCCACAACCCGCACGTGAACGAGAAGCTCCGCCAGATGGGGATCCGGGTGCTTCGCCACGGCGCCGACGCCGCATTCGACTTTGCCGAGCTCACACCGGCCGACGTCGTCATCCTGCCGGCGTTCGGCGTGACCATCGGGGATTTCGAGCGGCTGCGCGCCGTGGGCTGCGTAATGGTGGACACGACCTGCGGCTCGGTGCTCAACGTATGGAAGCGGGTGGAGAGCTACGCGCGCGACGGGTTTACGGCCATCATCCACGGCAAGTACTACCACGAGGAGACCAAGGCCACGGCGAGCCAGGTAACCAAGTACCCGGGCGGCCGTCACCTGGTCGTACTCAACATGGCCGAGGCGCGGACGGTGTGCGATTTCATCGAAGGGCGGGGTGAGGCCGCGGCGCTCGCGGAGCGATTCGGCGGGCGCGCCTCGCCGGGGTTCGATTTCGATCGCGATCTCGTCAAAGTGGGGCTCGCGAACCAGACCACGATGCTCTCGGGTGAGTCGCTCGCGATCGCCGACGAGTTTCGCCAGAGCATGATCCGCCGCTACGGCGACTCCGCACTGCCTCAGCACTTCCGCACCTTCGACACGATCTGCTCGGCCACCCAGGAGCGGCAGGACGCGATCCATCAGTTGGTGGAGGAGCCGCTCGACGTGATGGTGATCGTGGGCGGCTACAACTCGAGCAACACCTGCCACCTGGCGGCCCTGGTGCACTCGAAGGGCATCCGCACCTACCACATCGAGGACGCGGACGGGATCGATGCGGCGAGCCGGTCGATCCGCCACCAGCCGGTCGGCAGCAAGCAGGAGCGGGTCGATCGCGACTGGCTCGGCGGCGCCGCGGTCGTCGGTGTGAGCGCGGGCGCGTCGACGCCCAACAACAAAGTGGGCGAGACGCTCGCGCGGATTGCGGAGACGGCGGGCGCGGGCGAGCGGCTGCGCGAAGTGATCGCCGCAGCGGGCGCGCAGTAG
- a CDS encoding cyclase family protein: MPLIDLSHPIENGMVTYPGLPGPLICDYMSRIESRARYAPGVEFQIGRIEMVANTGTYLDSPFHRYASGKDLAALPLKWLAGLDGIVVRIAPDAGRAIGPDAFELDVTGKAVLVHTGWDRHWRTPRYLSDHPFLTAAAAELLRAGGARLVGIDSLNIDDVDDFARPVHSTLLGAEIPILEHMTNLGALPAAGFRFYAVPPKIVGFGSFPVRAFAAV; this comes from the coding sequence ATGCCGCTCATCGATCTGTCACATCCCATCGAAAACGGAATGGTCACCTACCCCGGTCTCCCGGGGCCGCTCATCTGTGACTACATGAGCCGCATCGAGTCACGCGCGCGGTACGCGCCCGGCGTAGAGTTCCAGATCGGGCGGATCGAGATGGTGGCGAACACCGGCACCTATCTCGACTCGCCGTTTCACCGCTACGCCAGCGGCAAGGATCTGGCCGCGCTGCCGCTCAAATGGCTGGCGGGGCTCGACGGCATCGTGGTGCGGATCGCGCCGGATGCGGGGCGCGCGATCGGGCCCGACGCCTTCGAGCTGGACGTAACCGGCAAAGCGGTGCTGGTGCATACCGGGTGGGACCGCCACTGGCGCACCCCGCGCTATCTCTCCGATCATCCCTTTCTCACCGCGGCCGCGGCCGAGCTGCTGCGGGCGGGCGGCGCTCGGCTCGTGGGCATCGATTCGCTCAACATCGATGACGTCGATGACTTCGCCCGCCCGGTGCACTCGACGCTGCTCGGCGCCGAGATCCCGATCCTCGAGCATATGACCAACCTCGGCGCGCTTCCCGCCGCCGGCTTTCGCTTCTACGCGGTGCCGCCCAAGATCGTGGGCTTCGGCAGCTTTCCGGTGCGCGCCTTCGCGGCAGTCTGA
- a CDS encoding DUF72 domain-containing protein, whose amino-acid sequence MSDDAQGFDNAPPPPGSGDLARLGAAVPPLIHFGTSSWTYPGWRGLVYHRDYAGKGMAAAMLDEYAKFPLFRTVGIDSTFYAPPTEAMLRSYAERLPPGFPCVSKVWHQLTAFSWTKAQSKTKAGQKNPDFLNPEVFLEAVYEPTCTYFADHVGAFVFEFQQIFRSSGITPQRFADLLDAFFSELPREGRYAVEIRNEDFLTPAYFAVLREHGVAHVLNSWTRMPSIGTQLDLPGVLTGSFIVARALLRPGRTYDEAVDAFAPYDRIREPDPEVRTDLLGVITAALRTRIPAYVLVNNRLEGSAPRTIIELALETVAEAGSGS is encoded by the coding sequence ATGTCGGACGACGCGCAGGGCTTTGACAACGCACCACCGCCGCCCGGGTCGGGAGATCTCGCCCGGCTCGGCGCGGCGGTGCCGCCGCTCATCCACTTCGGGACGTCGTCGTGGACGTATCCCGGCTGGCGCGGGCTCGTCTATCACCGCGACTACGCGGGCAAGGGCATGGCCGCCGCCATGCTCGACGAGTACGCGAAATTCCCGCTCTTCCGCACGGTCGGCATCGACTCGACGTTCTACGCCCCGCCCACCGAGGCAATGCTCCGGAGCTATGCCGAGCGCCTGCCGCCCGGCTTCCCGTGCGTGAGCAAGGTGTGGCACCAGCTCACCGCGTTCAGTTGGACCAAGGCGCAGAGCAAGACCAAAGCGGGACAGAAGAACCCCGACTTCCTCAATCCGGAAGTCTTCCTCGAGGCCGTGTACGAGCCCACTTGCACGTACTTCGCCGACCACGTCGGGGCGTTCGTCTTCGAATTTCAGCAGATCTTCCGCTCCAGCGGCATCACGCCCCAGCGTTTTGCCGATCTGCTCGACGCCTTCTTCAGCGAGCTGCCGCGTGAAGGCCGCTACGCGGTCGAAATCCGCAACGAGGATTTTCTCACCCCCGCCTACTTCGCGGTGCTGCGCGAGCACGGCGTGGCCCACGTGCTCAACTCGTGGACCCGCATGCCGTCGATCGGCACGCAGCTCGACCTGCCCGGCGTGCTCACGGGCTCCTTCATCGTGGCGCGCGCGCTGCTCCGGCCCGGCCGCACCTACGACGAAGCGGTGGACGCCTTCGCGCCGTACGACCGCATCCGCGAGCCTGACCCCGAAGTCCGGACCGACCTCCTCGGCGTCATCACCGCGGCGCTCCGCACCCGCATTCCCGCCTATGTCCTGGTGAACAACCGGCTGGAGGGCAGCGCGCCGCGCACCATCATCGAGCTGGCCCTCGAAACCGTGGCCGAGGCCGGCTCGGGATCGTGA
- a CDS encoding ring-cleaving dioxygenase: MSQLTGIHHVTAIAGDAQENLDFYAGILGMRLVKRSVNQDAPDTYHLFYADAEGHPGSDLTFFPWPGMAPARPGTGLSQEVALAVPADSLGYWSDRLTRYGAAMGAPEVRFGNQALPLTDPHGLPLALVASDDLREFTAWDRSPVPEPHQIRGLHGVRLWQRDLTRTAEFFTSALGFRPLGQDGEWHRFGVRDGGSGQAVEIRELPLMARGAWGTGGIHHVAWRVPDQETELAVRARVEEAGRRPTMVIDRFWFRSVYFTEPGGALQEIATDGPGFAADEPPEALGEKLVLPPWLEADRAAIEAELPPLRAPVATPA, from the coding sequence ATGAGCCAGCTCACCGGCATCCACCACGTCACCGCAATCGCGGGCGATGCCCAGGAAAATCTCGACTTCTACGCCGGCATCCTCGGCATGCGGCTCGTCAAGCGCTCGGTCAATCAGGACGCGCCCGACACCTATCACCTCTTCTACGCCGACGCCGAGGGACACCCGGGCAGCGATCTCACGTTCTTTCCCTGGCCCGGCATGGCGCCGGCCCGGCCCGGCACCGGCCTCTCGCAGGAGGTGGCCCTCGCCGTTCCGGCCGACAGCCTGGGCTACTGGTCCGACCGGCTCACGCGCTATGGCGCGGCCATGGGCGCGCCGGAGGTGCGCTTCGGGAACCAGGCGCTCCCGCTCACCGATCCGCACGGACTGCCGCTGGCGCTCGTGGCCTCCGATGACCTGCGCGAATTCACCGCATGGGATCGGAGTCCCGTGCCCGAGCCGCACCAGATCCGCGGCCTCCACGGCGTGCGCCTGTGGCAGCGCGACCTGACGCGCACCGCCGAGTTTTTCACCTCGGCGCTCGGCTTCCGCCCGCTCGGCCAGGATGGCGAGTGGCACCGGTTCGGCGTGCGCGACGGCGGGTCGGGGCAGGCGGTGGAGATTCGCGAGCTGCCGCTCATGGCGCGCGGCGCCTGGGGCACCGGCGGCATTCACCACGTAGCCTGGCGGGTGCCGGACCAGGAGACAGAGCTCGCCGTGCGCGCGCGGGTCGAGGAGGCGGGGCGCCGGCCGACAATGGTGATCGACCGCTTCTGGTTCCGCTCGGTCTATTTCACCGAGCCGGGCGGCGCCCTGCAGGAGATCGCCACCGACGGCCCCGGCTTCGCGGCCGACGAGCCGCCCGAAGCACTCGGCGAGAAGCTCGTGCTGCCGCCCTGGCTCGAAGCGGATCGCGCGGCGATCGAGGCCGAACTGCCGCCGCTCCGCGCCCCGGTGGCGACACCGGCGTGA
- a CDS encoding NRDE family protein has translation MCLVLIAFESHPRFSIILAANRDEFYDRPTAAAAFWPEAPAVLAGRDLRASGTWLGIDRAGRFAAVTNYRQGEREPAAPRSRGRLVSDFLTSGMDARMYLKQVAREAEQYNGFNLLVGDTGQLWYFSNREGRIRGLSPRVYGLSNHLLDSPWPKVTAGKHALGALLLEAAPELGSGLLRLLSDRHQSADHLLPTTGVGLAWERLLSSAFISSPDYGTRSSTAVLVAHDGRVSFIEQSFGPGGTPAGQAHYEFALGGSQSTAFT, from the coding sequence ATGTGTCTTGTCCTGATCGCGTTTGAATCGCATCCGCGCTTTTCGATCATCCTCGCGGCCAACCGCGATGAGTTCTACGACCGGCCCACGGCAGCAGCCGCGTTCTGGCCGGAGGCGCCGGCGGTGCTGGCCGGCCGCGACCTGCGCGCGAGCGGCACCTGGCTCGGTATCGATCGCGCCGGCCGCTTTGCCGCGGTGACCAATTACCGTCAAGGCGAGCGGGAGCCGGCGGCCCCGCGGTCTCGCGGACGCCTGGTGAGCGACTTTCTCACGAGCGGCATGGACGCGCGGATGTATCTGAAGCAGGTCGCGCGCGAGGCCGAGCAGTACAACGGCTTCAATCTTCTCGTCGGCGACACGGGGCAGCTCTGGTACTTCTCGAACCGCGAGGGCCGAATCCGCGGCCTGTCGCCCCGGGTCTACGGGCTCAGCAACCACCTGCTCGATTCGCCGTGGCCCAAGGTCACCGCCGGGAAGCACGCGCTCGGCGCCTTGCTGCTCGAGGCCGCGCCCGAGCTCGGCAGCGGGCTGTTGCGGCTGCTCTCGGATCGGCATCAATCTGCCGACCACCTGCTCCCGACCACCGGGGTGGGCCTCGCGTGGGAGCGGCTCCTGTCGTCCGCGTTCATCTCGTCCCCGGACTACGGCACCCGCTCGTCGACCGCCGTGCTCGTCGCCCACGATGGCCGGGTCAGCTTCATCGAGCAGAGCTTCGGCCCGGGCGGCACGCCTGCCGGACAGGCCCACTACGAGTTCGCGCTCGGCGGCTCCCAATCGACGGCGTTCACTTGA